One genomic region from Leptolyngbyaceae cyanobacterium JSC-12 encodes:
- a CDS encoding hypothetical protein (IMG reference gene:2510094234), which produces MLNEAAATLPIERNMRGPQMYAVSQVAEITGVSEEDILLIVGNKSNFKQADIDTIRNVISVKNTEAFSTIRETLDYIQGLGKANSEKADPNVFEDSSGPNSGLALLSNAIGQTIGGYIEQANELIQTQSEVIDKFTDQVALHLHHRASLIPSEALQKYIILNKEHPPTRFENQALTKEEVLNSIWDANFRSALPELPKASNKLSPYTQPTALLPGNKSSSKCA; this is translated from the coding sequence ATGCTGAATGAAGCCGCAGCTACTTTACCAATTGAGAGAAATATGAGAGGACCGCAGATGTACGCTGTTAGTCAAGTTGCTGAAATAACAGGAGTAAGTGAAGAAGACATCCTGTTGATTGTAGGCAACAAAAGTAATTTTAAGCAGGCAGACATTGATACTATTCGTAATGTGATATCTGTGAAAAATACAGAAGCGTTTAGCACCATCAGAGAAACCTTAGATTATATCCAAGGGTTAGGGAAAGCAAATTCGGAAAAAGCTGACCCTAATGTTTTTGAAGATTCTTCTGGACCAAATTCCGGTCTTGCTCTATTAAGTAATGCCATAGGGCAAACAATAGGGGGATACATCGAGCAAGCAAACGAGTTGATCCAAACTCAGTCAGAGGTAATAGACAAGTTTACAGATCAAGTTGCTCTCCACCTACATCACCGAGCGTCTTTAATCCCAAGCGAAGCTCTCCAGAAGTACATAATCCTAAATAAAGAGCACCCACCTACTCGGTTTGAAAATCAAGCTTTAACTAAAGAGGAGGTGCTAAATTCCATCTGGGATGCCAACTTTCGAAGTGCCTTACCTGAATTACCAAAGGCATCCAATAAACTTAGTCCCTACACACAACCCACTGCCCTGCTACCCGGAAACAAAAGCAGTAGTAAGTGTGCATAG
- a CDS encoding hypothetical protein (IMG reference gene:2510094235) translates to MLYVGSHCENENQYTCMEDVLELLNSAERSAVIKHLDTRFYIKPDRMTHLNLIKWAYIKGRSKSERAEHTIESGLHHVFGDVLQEEIETFSKVSGLDETSLMQQALLKHLTGVKEFDSWELDTQTNLYIRKK, encoded by the coding sequence ATGTTATATGTTGGAAGTCACTGCGAAAACGAGAACCAATATACCTGTATGGAAGACGTGTTAGAGTTGCTGAATTCTGCAGAAAGATCTGCGGTTATTAAACATTTAGATACTAGGTTTTATATCAAACCAGATAGGATGACTCATCTCAATTTAATAAAGTGGGCTTACATTAAAGGTAGATCTAAAAGTGAACGGGCTGAACACACGATCGAAAGTGGTTTGCACCATGTATTCGGTGATGTTTTGCAAGAAGAGATAGAAACTTTCAGTAAAGTGTCCGGGTTAGATGAGACTTCATTAATGCAGCAGGCTCTCCTTAAACACCTTACTGGAGTAAAAGAATTTGATAGCTGGGAGCTGGATACACAAACGAATTTATATATCCGAAAAAAATGA
- a CDS encoding hypothetical protein (IMG reference gene:2510094236) produces the protein MGEVLLTMYDDYLVSTIYDGFGEEEESEKVLIGKLRVWRIPNPPAKGFHFYVESPQQAKIILNILAMYDLALGDEFIAANAGGLELYEFNEDKQEYEWIEWYDEDDKCIDEADLT, from the coding sequence ATGGGTGAAGTTCTCCTAACTATGTATGATGATTATTTAGTCTCTACGATTTATGATGGGTTTGGAGAAGAAGAAGAGTCTGAAAAAGTACTTATAGGAAAATTAAGAGTGTGGCGGATACCCAATCCCCCTGCTAAAGGTTTTCACTTTTATGTAGAGAGTCCTCAGCAAGCGAAAATAATCCTTAATATTTTGGCGATGTATGACCTTGCGTTAGGAGATGAATTTATTGCAGCAAATGCTGGTGGATTAGAACTTTACGAGTTCAACGAAGATAAGCAAGAGTACGAATGGATTGAGTGGTACGACGAAGATGACAAATGTATAGATGAGGCAGATTTGACTTAG
- a CDS encoding hypothetical protein (IMG reference gene:2510094237), with product MAKQDTLTLVINAITSLRDRGEECVYSICEKHKAVIV from the coding sequence ATGGCTAAGCAGGATACTTTAACTTTAGTGATTAACGCAATTACCTCCCTAAGAGATCGTGGAGAGGAATGTGTCTACTCCATTTGTGAGAAACATAAGGCAGTTATTGTGTAG
- a CDS encoding exopolyphosphatase-like enzyme (IMG reference gene:2510094238~PFAM: DHHA1 domain): MSQPQKTVVLSHFDCPDGAASIYAAYRYFEDRAEYHLINYQEPLPPINPGAQVYFLDMSRPGDEYLELLSQGSSVTVIDHHESALVEAIILAAKLNFTEMSLNKVIVKDDDSFFPLYDLLTTKIKNQPVTAELTACVEDWIDQNGLEALSYTYRQKDSLLSINVDMRRSGAYLAWKEFHWTTPPELIQYVDDRDRWVWRMPFSEEVNAGQYDLWYQTYVGINTNSLEQRVLNQKDPMLAVRCFEELIKDPDGIERLIQLGKPAIEKQRAAVKDMCREIHTITIDGVQYPYVYASIYHSHVGHYLLETLDAPVAVTWKTYPDNSYGFSIRTNGTVRANRIAKRFGGGGHKPAAGFGLKPLKLVKIGEQFMTPQVIGKVGGDLELTSIQDVFELTEAGVVNSIGETFQLDPETLVSVVKS, from the coding sequence ATGTCACAACCACAGAAGACAGTAGTTCTTAGCCACTTTGACTGCCCAGATGGTGCCGCCAGCATCTATGCAGCCTATCGATATTTTGAAGACAGAGCAGAATACCACCTTATTAATTACCAAGAACCACTTCCACCTATTAACCCAGGTGCACAGGTGTATTTTCTGGACATGTCACGCCCTGGCGATGAGTATTTAGAATTGTTGAGTCAGGGCAGCTCGGTTACCGTAATCGACCATCACGAGTCAGCCTTAGTAGAAGCGATAATCCTGGCAGCAAAACTGAATTTCACTGAAATGTCATTGAACAAGGTCATCGTTAAAGATGATGATTCTTTCTTCCCGTTGTATGACTTGTTAACTACAAAAATTAAAAATCAACCTGTTACTGCTGAGTTAACTGCTTGTGTAGAAGACTGGATAGACCAGAACGGACTTGAGGCGTTGAGTTATACTTATCGCCAAAAAGATAGCCTTCTATCTATTAATGTAGACATGAGACGGTCCGGTGCTTATCTTGCGTGGAAAGAATTCCACTGGACAACACCACCAGAACTTATTCAGTATGTAGATGATCGCGATCGCTGGGTTTGGAGAATGCCTTTCTCAGAGGAAGTAAACGCAGGGCAGTATGACCTTTGGTACCAGACTTATGTTGGGATTAATACAAATAGCTTGGAGCAAAGAGTATTAAACCAAAAAGATCCAATGCTTGCAGTCCGATGCTTCGAAGAGTTAATAAAAGATCCAGATGGAATCGAAAGGTTAATTCAACTTGGTAAACCCGCGATTGAAAAGCAACGTGCTGCTGTAAAAGATATGTGTAGAGAAATCCACACAATCACCATTGATGGAGTGCAGTATCCCTATGTTTATGCTTCTATCTATCACTCTCATGTAGGACACTACCTGTTAGAGACTTTGGATGCTCCTGTTGCAGTCACCTGGAAAACTTACCCAGATAACAGCTATGGGTTTAGCATTCGTACAAATGGTACGGTTCGCGCCAACAGAATCGCTAAGAGATTTGGTGGAGGTGGACATAAACCTGCCGCCGGGTTTGGTCTAAAACCACTCAAATTAGTAAAGATTGGCGAACAGTTTATGACACCTCAGGTTATTGGTAAAGTTGGAGGCGACTTAGAGCTAACATCAATCCAAGACGTTTTCGAGTTGACCGAAGCAGGTGTTGTGAATAGTATAGGGGAGACTTTTCAGTTAGACCCGGAAACTTTGGTATCAGTAGTAAAATCTTGA
- a CDS encoding response regulator containing a CheY-like receiver domain and an HTH DNA-binding domain (IMG reference gene:2510094239~PFAM: Bacterial regulatory proteins, luxR family) has translation MKTDLKVALTKRELEILELVMEGLSNKDIASKLYVGVHTVKSHINTIFNKTDMNRIQLAVWASHYLKQQNVTTTEDSSS, from the coding sequence ATGAAAACCGACCTTAAAGTTGCGTTAACCAAGCGAGAACTAGAGATTTTAGAGCTTGTAATGGAAGGACTGTCCAACAAGGACATAGCTTCCAAGCTTTATGTGGGTGTTCACACAGTTAAAAGTCACATTAACACCATATTTAATAAAACTGACATGAACCGTATTCAGCTAGCAGTTTGGGCGTCCCATTATCTGAAACAACAAAATGTCACAACCACAGAAGACAGTAGTTCTTAG
- a CDS encoding hypothetical protein (IMG reference gene:2510094240), protein MLKEMCWLDPSGGNGTKILHLRTDAVEGWKPYTSFRQFSVSDHPVPNGSKGFATMQALLKQGWRMLPSPSVCAELDLNKTEK, encoded by the coding sequence ATGCTGAAAGAAATGTGCTGGCTAGACCCATCTGGTGGGAATGGTACAAAGATTTTGCACCTTCGCACAGACGCAGTTGAAGGGTGGAAACCATACACCTCCTTTAGACAATTTTCTGTTTCTGACCATCCAGTTCCAAACGGGTCAAAAGGATTTGCCACAATGCAAGCCTTATTAAAGCAGGGCTGGCGTATGTTACCTTCGCCCTCAGTTTGCGCGGAGCTTGACCTTAACAAAACTGAAAAATGA
- a CDS encoding pre-peptidase C family protein (IMG reference gene:2510094241~PFAM: Bacterial pre-peptidase C-terminal domain), translating to MLTTPTITFNQPIQAELTKNHSSLEYSVKLPSTGNLAISLTNLTGNADLVLKNSDHQAITLFGIDQVASKNDGVASEYLNYQEFAYASSPEGVTLLKPGTYYVEVDLGEGSDTAKYTLEVSEQFENHDFKVGEVKNFFNYRAILSNSPQTYKFHVGQEDVYSFAAITADPDLMPDLKLVSADGKHSHKSKMSEGIMTFSEIKEVSLPAGDYTLTVVPKDKKKEVQYLVSGISKKHQEKMLAQQMPLVPTEQDKPASDLSE from the coding sequence ATGCTAACCACACCAACTATCACCTTTAATCAACCTATTCAAGCAGAACTCACCAAAAACCACTCCTCGCTTGAATATTCTGTTAAGCTTCCAAGCACAGGCAACCTCGCAATCTCCCTAACAAACCTAACAGGTAATGCCGACCTCGTACTAAAAAACTCTGACCACCAAGCAATCACACTTTTTGGAATTGACCAAGTAGCTAGTAAAAACGACGGGGTTGCCAGCGAATACCTTAATTATCAAGAGTTCGCCTATGCATCATCTCCAGAGGGCGTCACCTTACTAAAACCAGGTACTTATTACGTTGAAGTGGATTTAGGTGAAGGGTCTGACACAGCTAAGTACACCTTAGAGGTTTCCGAACAATTCGAGAACCACGATTTCAAAGTTGGCGAAGTAAAAAACTTCTTTAACTACCGGGCAATCCTATCTAATAGTCCACAAACGTACAAGTTCCACGTTGGGCAAGAGGATGTTTATAGTTTTGCCGCGATCACTGCTGACCCGGACTTGATGCCGGACCTTAAATTAGTTAGTGCTGATGGCAAACATTCGCACAAATCCAAGATGTCTGAGGGAATTATGACGTTCTCTGAGATTAAAGAGGTTAGCCTCCCAGCTGGGGACTACACGTTAACTGTTGTCCCCAAAGACAAGAAAAAAGAGGTGCAGTATCTTGTTTCAGGTATTTCGAAGAAACATCAAGAAAAAATGCTGGCTCAACAAATGCCTTTAGTACCCACTGAACAAGACAAACCAGCTTCGGACCTGTCAGAATAG